The region CCTGGCCAGCATCCCGGCAAAGTCCAGTTCGTCGAGGTGCACGCTGGGCGCGGTGGGCGTCAGCCGGGCGATCACGGCCTCGGTGCGCACCCGGTTCCAGCGATCGTCGGCGTGACCAGCGAGCACGATCGCATCGGCGAACTCGACCTGCCCCACCACGACCTGCGCGACGGTGCGCTCATCGTCCGCGCTGCCGCCGAGCCCTCGTTCGACGAGTTCCTCATCGCCGGTCGCATCGGCCAACCAGGTCGCCAGATCGACCGTGGTGACCACGGCCCGAACCTCGATGTCGTCGACCAGCGGACGGCCGTCCACCAGGACGTGCTGTAACGCCCAGCAGATGGTCTCCGGTTCCAGCGCCGGGTCGAGCTGCACGACGATCCGCCGCACATCGGGTGCGGCGGACAACCGGCGCAGCAACGGCAGCATGTCCCCGCGCAGCGTGCAGGAGACGCAACCATGTGCGAGCTCAAGGACCTCGGTGCTTTCGGCCTCGCCGTGGCGGACTAGCCGCCGGACGACGCCCTGGGTGACCTCGCGCAAGTCGTGGTGCACCAGCGCGGTGCCCACCGGGTCTTCCCGCCGCGCCGTTTCGGCGGCCGCCGCGACCTGCTCCGCGCGGATCCCGGCCACCATGATCAGCGGAAT is a window of Saccharopolyspora phatthalungensis DNA encoding:
- the mrf gene encoding ribosome hibernation factor-recruiting GTPase MRF, translated to MGTESSANRRIPLIMVAGIRAEQVAAAAETARREDPVGTALVHHDLREVTQGVVRRLVRHGEAESTEVLELAHGCVSCTLRGDMLPLLRRLSAAPDVRRIVVQLDPALEPETICWALQHVLVDGRPLVDDIEVRAVVTTVDLATWLADATGDEELVERGLGGSADDERTVAQVVVGQVEFADAIVLAGHADDRWNRVRTEAVIARLTPTAPSVHLDELDFAGMLARVPAGARRGAVDGPQGQLLRGQPSLDTDAGVSMVLFEERRPFHPQRLHEAVDVLLDGVVRTRGRVWVASQPDVALWLESAGGGLGVGHAGPWLTAMERDLWAEVSPERQVRASLIWDDYYGDRMQELVVIAHEADPQDIVRALRQALLTDDELAAGERAWASYEDPFGEWHADPCGDDPAERTADATGESGNRS